The Cyclopterus lumpus isolate fCycLum1 chromosome 12, fCycLum1.pri, whole genome shotgun sequence genome window below encodes:
- the xpo7 gene encoding exportin-7 isoform X1 produces the protein MKWRKMADHVQGLAQLEILCKQLYETTDTAVRHQAEKALVEFTNSPDCLSKCQLLLERGSSSYSQLLAATCLSKLVSRTSNPLPLEQRIDIRNYVLNYLATRPKLAAFVTQALIQLYARITKLGWFDCQKDDYVFRNVIADVTRFLQDSVEHCIIGVTILSQLTNEINQADTTHPLTKHRKIASSFRDSSLFDIFTLSCNLLKQASGKNLNLNDESQHGLLMQLLKLSYNCLNYDFIGTSTDESSDDLCTVQIPTSWRSAFLDSSTLQLFFNLYHSIPPSLSPLVLSCLVQIASVRRSLFNNAERAKFLSHLVDGVKRILANPQCLPDPNNYHEFCRLLARLKSNYQLGELVKVENYPEVIRLIANFTVTSLQHWEFAPNSVHYLLSLWQRLAASVPYVKATEPHLLETYTPEVTKAYITSRLESVHVILRDGLEDPLDDAGLVQQQLDQLSTIGRCEYEKTCALLVQLFDQAAQTYQELLQSTNSSAADITVQEGRLTWLVYIIGAVIGGRVSFASTDEQDAMDGELVCRVLQLMNLTDSRLAQAGNERLELAMLSFFEQFRKIYIGDQVQKSSKLYRRLSEVLGLNDETMVLSVFIGKIITNLKYWGQCEPITSKTLQLLNDLSLGYSSVRKLVKLSAVQFMLNNHTSEHFSFLGINNQSNLSDMRCRTTFYTALGRLLMVDLGEDEDQFEQFMLPLTAAFETVAQMLSTNTFNEQEAKRTLVGLVRDLRGIAFAFNAKTSFMMLFDWIYPAYMPILQRAIELWYHDPACTTPVLKLMAELVHNRSQRLQFDVSSPNGILLFRETSKMITTYGNRILTLGEVPKDQVYGVKLKGVSVCFAMLKAVLSGNYVNFGVFRLYGDDALDNALQTFIKLLLSIPHSDLLDYPKLSQSFYSLLEVLTQDHMNFIASLEPHVVMYILSSISEGLTALDTMVCTGCCSSLDHIVTYLFKQLSRSTKKRPAPMASDDRFLHIMQQHPEMIQQMLSTVLNIIIFEDCRNQWSMSRPLLGLILLNEKFLQYFADLRNSIVNSQPPEKQQAMHLCFENLMEGIERNLLTKNRDRFTQNLSVFRREVNDSMKNSTYGVNSNDMMS, from the exons TCATCATATTCTCAGCTGCTCGCAGCCACTTGTTTGTCTAAACTGGTGTCTCGAACCAGCAACCCTCTACCACTCGAGCAACGCATCGACATCC GGAACTATGTTCTGAATTATCTGGCTACGCGGCCAAAGTTAGCAGCCTTTGTGACGCAGGCTCTGATCCAGCTGTATGCAAGGATCACCAAGCTGGGCTGGTTCGACTGCCAGAAAGACGACTACGTCTTCAGGAACGTCATCGCGGACGTCACTCGCTtccttcag GACAGCGTTGAACATTGCATCATCGGGGTCACCATTCTGTCCCAGCTGACCAATGAGATCAATCAG gcCGACACAACGCACCCTCTGACCAAACACAGGAAGATCGCGTCTTCATTCAGAGATTCGTCTCTTTTCGACATCTTCACTCTTTCCTGCAACCTCCTCAAACAG GCGTCGGGGaagaacctgaacctgaacgaTGAGTCGCAGCACGGTCTGCTGATGCAGCTGCTCAAGCTCAGCTACAACTGCCTCAACTACGACTTCATAGGAACTTCCACCGACGAGTCGTCGGACGACCTCTGCACCGTCCAGATCCCCACGTCATGGAGATCAG CGTTTCTAGATTCCTCCACTCTGCAGCTCTTTTTCAATTTATATCAttccatccctccgtcccttTCCCCGTTG gtgttgtcaTGTCTAGTTCAGATAGCCTCGGTCAGGCGGTCTCTCTTCAACAACGCAGAGCGAGCAAAGTTCCTCTCTCACTTGGTGGACGGCGTGAAGAGGATTCTGGCAAACCCACAG tgtttgcCAGATCCCAATAACTACCACGAGTTCTGCCGCCTGCTGGCGAGGCTGAAGAGTAACTACCAGCTGGGGGAACTGGTGAAAGTAGAAAACTACCCTGAAGTTATCCGCCTCATAGCCAACTTCACCGTCACCAGTCTGCAG cactGGGAGTTCGCCCCCAACAGCGTTCACTATCTGCTGAGTCTGTGGCAGCGCCTGGCAGCGTCGGTCCCTTACGTTAAAGCCACCGAGCCTCACCTGCTGGAGACCTACACTCCGGAGGTCACCAAGGCCTACATCACGTCCCGGCTGGAGTCGGTCCACGTTATCCTCAG AGACGGGTTAGAAGACCCTCTGGACGACGCCGGGCTGGTCCAGCAGCAGTTGGACCAGCTGTCCACCATCGGGCGGTGCGAGTATGAGAAAACGTGCGCTCTGCTGGTCCAGCTGTTCGACCAGGCGGCTCAGACCTACCAGGAGCTCCTTCAGTCCACCAACTCCAGCGCtgcagacatcactgtgcaggAGG GCCGGTTGACGTGGCTGGTTTACATAATCGGAGCGGTCATCGGTGGACGGGTGTCGTTTGCGAGTACAGACGAGCAGGACGCCATGGATGGGGAGTTAGTCTGTCG GGTGCTCCAGCTGATGAATCTGACCGACTCTCGGCTCGCTCAGGCCGGCAACGAGAGGCTGGAGCTGGCCATGCTCAGCTTCTTCGAGCAGTTCAGGAAGATCTACATCGGAGACCAGGTGCAGAAATCCTCAAAG ctttATCGACGACTATCAGAAGTTCTGGGGTTGAATGATGAGACGATGGTCCTCAGTGTCTTTATCGGGAAAAT CATCACCAACCTGAAGTACTGGGGCCAGTGTGAACCGATCACCTCCAAGACACTCCAACTACTGAATGACCTCTCTTTAGG gTACAGCAGCGTGAGGAAGCTGGTGAAGCTAAGCGCTGTCCAGTTCATGTTGAACAACCACACT AGCGAACACTTCTCCTTCCTCGGCATCAACAACCAGTCGAATCTAAGCGACATGAGATGTCGGACCACCTTCTACACGGCTCTGGGGCGCCTGCTCATGGTGGACTTAG gagAAGATGAGGACCAGTTTGAACAGTTCATGCTTCCTCTGACGGCTGCGTTTGAAACTGTGGCTCAGATGTTAAGTACAAACACCTTCAACGAGCAGGAagccaag AGGACTCTGGTGGGTCTGGTCCGAGACCTGCGGGGCATCGCCTTCGCCTTCAACGCCAAGACCAGTTTCATGATGCTCTTTGATTGGAT ATATCCCGCCTACATGCCCATCCTGCAGAGAGCCATCGAGCTCTGGTACCACGACCCAGCATGCACCACTCCGGTCCTCAAGCTAATGGCCGAGCTGGTCCACAACAG ATCCCAGAGGCTTCAGTTCGACGTGTCGTCGCCGAACGGCATCCTGCTGTTCAGAGAAACCAGCAAGATGATCACAACCTACG gaaaccGCATCCTGACGCTGGGAGAAGTCCCGAAGGACCAGGTCTACGGCGTGAAGCTGAAGGGCGTCAGCGTGTGCTTCGCCATGCTGAAGGCGGTGCTCAGCGGGAACTACGTCAACTTCGGAGTCTTCCGTCTGTACGGGGACGACGCTCTGGACAACGCCCTCCAGACCTTCATCAAACTGCTGCTGTCCATCCCGCACAGCGACCTTCTG GACTACCCGAAGCTCAGCCAGTCCTTCTACTCGCTGCTGGAGGTTCTGACTCAGGACCACATGAACTTCATCGCCAGTCTGGAGCCTCACGTGGTCATGTACATCCTGTCCTCCATATCCGAGGGGCTCACGGCGCTCG aTACGATGGTGTGCACGGGATGCTGCTCCAGTCTGGACCACATCGTCACCTACCTGTTCAAGCAGCTGTCCCGGTCCACGAAGAAGAGGCCGGCTCCCATGGCCTCGGACGACCGCTTCCTCCACATCATGCAGCAGCACCCGGAGATGATCCAGCAG ATGCTTTCCACCGTGTTAAACATCATCATCTTCGAGGACTGCAGGAACCAGTGGTCCATGTCTCGGCCTCTGCTCGGCCTCATCCTGCTCAacgagaag ttcctcCAGTACTTTGCTGACCTGAGGAACAGCATTGTGAACAGTCAGCCTCCAGAGAAACAACAAGCAATGCATTTGTGCTTTGAGAACCTGATGGAGGGAATCGAACGGAACCTGCTGACGAAGAACCGGGacag gttcACTCagaacctgtctgtcttcaggaGGGAGGTGAACGACAGCATGAAGAACTCGACGTACGGCGTCAACAGCAACGACATGATGAGCTGA
- the xpo7 gene encoding exportin-7 isoform X2, whose translation MKWRKMADHVQGLAQLEILCKQLYETTDTAVRHQAEKALVEFTNSPDCLSKCQLLLERGSSSYSQLLAATCLSKLVSRTSNPLPLEQRIDIRNYVLNYLATRPKLAAFVTQALIQLYARITKLGWFDCQKDDYVFRNVIADVTRFLQDSVEHCIIGVTILSQLTNEINQADTTHPLTKHRKIASSFRDSSLFDIFTLSCNLLKQASGKNLNLNDESQHGLLMQLLKLSYNCLNYDFIGTSTDESSDDLCTVQIPTSWRSAFLDSSTLQLFFNLYHSIPPSLSPLVLSCLVQIASVRRSLFNNAERAKFLSHLVDGVKRILANPQCLPDPNNYHEFCRLLARLKSNYQLGELVKVENYPEVIRLIANFTVTSLQHWEFAPNSVHYLLSLWQRLAASVPYVKATEPHLLETYTPEVTKAYITSRLESVHVILRDGLEDPLDDAGLVQQQLDQLSTIGRCEYEKTCALLVQLFDQAAQTYQELLQSTNSSAADITVQEGRLTWLVYIIGAVIGGRVSFASTDEQDAMDGELVCRVLQLMNLTDSRLAQAGNERLELAMLSFFEQFRKIYIGDQVQKSSKLYRRLSEVLGLNDETMVLSVFIGKIITNLKYWGQCEPITSKTLQLLNDLSLGYSSVRKLVKLSAVQFMLNNHTSEHFSFLGINNQSNLSDMRCRTTFYTALGRLLMVDLGEDEDQFEQFMLPLTAAFETVAQMLSTNTFNEQEAKRTLVGLVRDLRGIAFAFNAKTSFMMLFDWIYPAYMPILQRAIELWYHDPACTTPVLKLMAELVHNRSQRLQFDVSSPNGILLFRETSKMITTYGNRILTLGEVPKDQVYGVKLKGVSVCFAMLKAVLSGNYVNFGVFRLYGDDALDNALQTFIKLLLSIPHSDLLDYPKLSQSFYSLLEVLTQDHMNFIASLEPHVVMYILSSISEGLTALDTMVCTGCCSSLDHIVTYLFKQLSRSTKKRPAPMASDDRFLHIMQQHPEMIQQMLSTVLNIIIFEDCRNQWSMSRPLLGLILLNEKYFADLRNSIVNSQPPEKQQAMHLCFENLMEGIERNLLTKNRDRFTQNLSVFRREVNDSMKNSTYGVNSNDMMS comes from the exons TCATCATATTCTCAGCTGCTCGCAGCCACTTGTTTGTCTAAACTGGTGTCTCGAACCAGCAACCCTCTACCACTCGAGCAACGCATCGACATCC GGAACTATGTTCTGAATTATCTGGCTACGCGGCCAAAGTTAGCAGCCTTTGTGACGCAGGCTCTGATCCAGCTGTATGCAAGGATCACCAAGCTGGGCTGGTTCGACTGCCAGAAAGACGACTACGTCTTCAGGAACGTCATCGCGGACGTCACTCGCTtccttcag GACAGCGTTGAACATTGCATCATCGGGGTCACCATTCTGTCCCAGCTGACCAATGAGATCAATCAG gcCGACACAACGCACCCTCTGACCAAACACAGGAAGATCGCGTCTTCATTCAGAGATTCGTCTCTTTTCGACATCTTCACTCTTTCCTGCAACCTCCTCAAACAG GCGTCGGGGaagaacctgaacctgaacgaTGAGTCGCAGCACGGTCTGCTGATGCAGCTGCTCAAGCTCAGCTACAACTGCCTCAACTACGACTTCATAGGAACTTCCACCGACGAGTCGTCGGACGACCTCTGCACCGTCCAGATCCCCACGTCATGGAGATCAG CGTTTCTAGATTCCTCCACTCTGCAGCTCTTTTTCAATTTATATCAttccatccctccgtcccttTCCCCGTTG gtgttgtcaTGTCTAGTTCAGATAGCCTCGGTCAGGCGGTCTCTCTTCAACAACGCAGAGCGAGCAAAGTTCCTCTCTCACTTGGTGGACGGCGTGAAGAGGATTCTGGCAAACCCACAG tgtttgcCAGATCCCAATAACTACCACGAGTTCTGCCGCCTGCTGGCGAGGCTGAAGAGTAACTACCAGCTGGGGGAACTGGTGAAAGTAGAAAACTACCCTGAAGTTATCCGCCTCATAGCCAACTTCACCGTCACCAGTCTGCAG cactGGGAGTTCGCCCCCAACAGCGTTCACTATCTGCTGAGTCTGTGGCAGCGCCTGGCAGCGTCGGTCCCTTACGTTAAAGCCACCGAGCCTCACCTGCTGGAGACCTACACTCCGGAGGTCACCAAGGCCTACATCACGTCCCGGCTGGAGTCGGTCCACGTTATCCTCAG AGACGGGTTAGAAGACCCTCTGGACGACGCCGGGCTGGTCCAGCAGCAGTTGGACCAGCTGTCCACCATCGGGCGGTGCGAGTATGAGAAAACGTGCGCTCTGCTGGTCCAGCTGTTCGACCAGGCGGCTCAGACCTACCAGGAGCTCCTTCAGTCCACCAACTCCAGCGCtgcagacatcactgtgcaggAGG GCCGGTTGACGTGGCTGGTTTACATAATCGGAGCGGTCATCGGTGGACGGGTGTCGTTTGCGAGTACAGACGAGCAGGACGCCATGGATGGGGAGTTAGTCTGTCG GGTGCTCCAGCTGATGAATCTGACCGACTCTCGGCTCGCTCAGGCCGGCAACGAGAGGCTGGAGCTGGCCATGCTCAGCTTCTTCGAGCAGTTCAGGAAGATCTACATCGGAGACCAGGTGCAGAAATCCTCAAAG ctttATCGACGACTATCAGAAGTTCTGGGGTTGAATGATGAGACGATGGTCCTCAGTGTCTTTATCGGGAAAAT CATCACCAACCTGAAGTACTGGGGCCAGTGTGAACCGATCACCTCCAAGACACTCCAACTACTGAATGACCTCTCTTTAGG gTACAGCAGCGTGAGGAAGCTGGTGAAGCTAAGCGCTGTCCAGTTCATGTTGAACAACCACACT AGCGAACACTTCTCCTTCCTCGGCATCAACAACCAGTCGAATCTAAGCGACATGAGATGTCGGACCACCTTCTACACGGCTCTGGGGCGCCTGCTCATGGTGGACTTAG gagAAGATGAGGACCAGTTTGAACAGTTCATGCTTCCTCTGACGGCTGCGTTTGAAACTGTGGCTCAGATGTTAAGTACAAACACCTTCAACGAGCAGGAagccaag AGGACTCTGGTGGGTCTGGTCCGAGACCTGCGGGGCATCGCCTTCGCCTTCAACGCCAAGACCAGTTTCATGATGCTCTTTGATTGGAT ATATCCCGCCTACATGCCCATCCTGCAGAGAGCCATCGAGCTCTGGTACCACGACCCAGCATGCACCACTCCGGTCCTCAAGCTAATGGCCGAGCTGGTCCACAACAG ATCCCAGAGGCTTCAGTTCGACGTGTCGTCGCCGAACGGCATCCTGCTGTTCAGAGAAACCAGCAAGATGATCACAACCTACG gaaaccGCATCCTGACGCTGGGAGAAGTCCCGAAGGACCAGGTCTACGGCGTGAAGCTGAAGGGCGTCAGCGTGTGCTTCGCCATGCTGAAGGCGGTGCTCAGCGGGAACTACGTCAACTTCGGAGTCTTCCGTCTGTACGGGGACGACGCTCTGGACAACGCCCTCCAGACCTTCATCAAACTGCTGCTGTCCATCCCGCACAGCGACCTTCTG GACTACCCGAAGCTCAGCCAGTCCTTCTACTCGCTGCTGGAGGTTCTGACTCAGGACCACATGAACTTCATCGCCAGTCTGGAGCCTCACGTGGTCATGTACATCCTGTCCTCCATATCCGAGGGGCTCACGGCGCTCG aTACGATGGTGTGCACGGGATGCTGCTCCAGTCTGGACCACATCGTCACCTACCTGTTCAAGCAGCTGTCCCGGTCCACGAAGAAGAGGCCGGCTCCCATGGCCTCGGACGACCGCTTCCTCCACATCATGCAGCAGCACCCGGAGATGATCCAGCAG ATGCTTTCCACCGTGTTAAACATCATCATCTTCGAGGACTGCAGGAACCAGTGGTCCATGTCTCGGCCTCTGCTCGGCCTCATCCTGCTCAacgagaag TACTTTGCTGACCTGAGGAACAGCATTGTGAACAGTCAGCCTCCAGAGAAACAACAAGCAATGCATTTGTGCTTTGAGAACCTGATGGAGGGAATCGAACGGAACCTGCTGACGAAGAACCGGGacag gttcACTCagaacctgtctgtcttcaggaGGGAGGTGAACGACAGCATGAAGAACTCGACGTACGGCGTCAACAGCAACGACATGATGAGCTGA
- the xpo7 gene encoding exportin-7 isoform X3: protein MRIHPASFLPQGLAQLEILCKQLYETTDTAVRHQAEKALVEFTNSPDCLSKCQLLLERGSSSYSQLLAATCLSKLVSRTSNPLPLEQRIDIRNYVLNYLATRPKLAAFVTQALIQLYARITKLGWFDCQKDDYVFRNVIADVTRFLQDSVEHCIIGVTILSQLTNEINQADTTHPLTKHRKIASSFRDSSLFDIFTLSCNLLKQASGKNLNLNDESQHGLLMQLLKLSYNCLNYDFIGTSTDESSDDLCTVQIPTSWRSAFLDSSTLQLFFNLYHSIPPSLSPLVLSCLVQIASVRRSLFNNAERAKFLSHLVDGVKRILANPQCLPDPNNYHEFCRLLARLKSNYQLGELVKVENYPEVIRLIANFTVTSLQHWEFAPNSVHYLLSLWQRLAASVPYVKATEPHLLETYTPEVTKAYITSRLESVHVILRDGLEDPLDDAGLVQQQLDQLSTIGRCEYEKTCALLVQLFDQAAQTYQELLQSTNSSAADITVQEGRLTWLVYIIGAVIGGRVSFASTDEQDAMDGELVCRVLQLMNLTDSRLAQAGNERLELAMLSFFEQFRKIYIGDQVQKSSKLYRRLSEVLGLNDETMVLSVFIGKIITNLKYWGQCEPITSKTLQLLNDLSLGYSSVRKLVKLSAVQFMLNNHTSEHFSFLGINNQSNLSDMRCRTTFYTALGRLLMVDLGEDEDQFEQFMLPLTAAFETVAQMLSTNTFNEQEAKRTLVGLVRDLRGIAFAFNAKTSFMMLFDWIYPAYMPILQRAIELWYHDPACTTPVLKLMAELVHNRSQRLQFDVSSPNGILLFRETSKMITTYGNRILTLGEVPKDQVYGVKLKGVSVCFAMLKAVLSGNYVNFGVFRLYGDDALDNALQTFIKLLLSIPHSDLLDYPKLSQSFYSLLEVLTQDHMNFIASLEPHVVMYILSSISEGLTALDTMVCTGCCSSLDHIVTYLFKQLSRSTKKRPAPMASDDRFLHIMQQHPEMIQQMLSTVLNIIIFEDCRNQWSMSRPLLGLILLNEKFLQYFADLRNSIVNSQPPEKQQAMHLCFENLMEGIERNLLTKNRDRFTQNLSVFRREVNDSMKNSTYGVNSNDMMS, encoded by the exons TCATCATATTCTCAGCTGCTCGCAGCCACTTGTTTGTCTAAACTGGTGTCTCGAACCAGCAACCCTCTACCACTCGAGCAACGCATCGACATCC GGAACTATGTTCTGAATTATCTGGCTACGCGGCCAAAGTTAGCAGCCTTTGTGACGCAGGCTCTGATCCAGCTGTATGCAAGGATCACCAAGCTGGGCTGGTTCGACTGCCAGAAAGACGACTACGTCTTCAGGAACGTCATCGCGGACGTCACTCGCTtccttcag GACAGCGTTGAACATTGCATCATCGGGGTCACCATTCTGTCCCAGCTGACCAATGAGATCAATCAG gcCGACACAACGCACCCTCTGACCAAACACAGGAAGATCGCGTCTTCATTCAGAGATTCGTCTCTTTTCGACATCTTCACTCTTTCCTGCAACCTCCTCAAACAG GCGTCGGGGaagaacctgaacctgaacgaTGAGTCGCAGCACGGTCTGCTGATGCAGCTGCTCAAGCTCAGCTACAACTGCCTCAACTACGACTTCATAGGAACTTCCACCGACGAGTCGTCGGACGACCTCTGCACCGTCCAGATCCCCACGTCATGGAGATCAG CGTTTCTAGATTCCTCCACTCTGCAGCTCTTTTTCAATTTATATCAttccatccctccgtcccttTCCCCGTTG gtgttgtcaTGTCTAGTTCAGATAGCCTCGGTCAGGCGGTCTCTCTTCAACAACGCAGAGCGAGCAAAGTTCCTCTCTCACTTGGTGGACGGCGTGAAGAGGATTCTGGCAAACCCACAG tgtttgcCAGATCCCAATAACTACCACGAGTTCTGCCGCCTGCTGGCGAGGCTGAAGAGTAACTACCAGCTGGGGGAACTGGTGAAAGTAGAAAACTACCCTGAAGTTATCCGCCTCATAGCCAACTTCACCGTCACCAGTCTGCAG cactGGGAGTTCGCCCCCAACAGCGTTCACTATCTGCTGAGTCTGTGGCAGCGCCTGGCAGCGTCGGTCCCTTACGTTAAAGCCACCGAGCCTCACCTGCTGGAGACCTACACTCCGGAGGTCACCAAGGCCTACATCACGTCCCGGCTGGAGTCGGTCCACGTTATCCTCAG AGACGGGTTAGAAGACCCTCTGGACGACGCCGGGCTGGTCCAGCAGCAGTTGGACCAGCTGTCCACCATCGGGCGGTGCGAGTATGAGAAAACGTGCGCTCTGCTGGTCCAGCTGTTCGACCAGGCGGCTCAGACCTACCAGGAGCTCCTTCAGTCCACCAACTCCAGCGCtgcagacatcactgtgcaggAGG GCCGGTTGACGTGGCTGGTTTACATAATCGGAGCGGTCATCGGTGGACGGGTGTCGTTTGCGAGTACAGACGAGCAGGACGCCATGGATGGGGAGTTAGTCTGTCG GGTGCTCCAGCTGATGAATCTGACCGACTCTCGGCTCGCTCAGGCCGGCAACGAGAGGCTGGAGCTGGCCATGCTCAGCTTCTTCGAGCAGTTCAGGAAGATCTACATCGGAGACCAGGTGCAGAAATCCTCAAAG ctttATCGACGACTATCAGAAGTTCTGGGGTTGAATGATGAGACGATGGTCCTCAGTGTCTTTATCGGGAAAAT CATCACCAACCTGAAGTACTGGGGCCAGTGTGAACCGATCACCTCCAAGACACTCCAACTACTGAATGACCTCTCTTTAGG gTACAGCAGCGTGAGGAAGCTGGTGAAGCTAAGCGCTGTCCAGTTCATGTTGAACAACCACACT AGCGAACACTTCTCCTTCCTCGGCATCAACAACCAGTCGAATCTAAGCGACATGAGATGTCGGACCACCTTCTACACGGCTCTGGGGCGCCTGCTCATGGTGGACTTAG gagAAGATGAGGACCAGTTTGAACAGTTCATGCTTCCTCTGACGGCTGCGTTTGAAACTGTGGCTCAGATGTTAAGTACAAACACCTTCAACGAGCAGGAagccaag AGGACTCTGGTGGGTCTGGTCCGAGACCTGCGGGGCATCGCCTTCGCCTTCAACGCCAAGACCAGTTTCATGATGCTCTTTGATTGGAT ATATCCCGCCTACATGCCCATCCTGCAGAGAGCCATCGAGCTCTGGTACCACGACCCAGCATGCACCACTCCGGTCCTCAAGCTAATGGCCGAGCTGGTCCACAACAG ATCCCAGAGGCTTCAGTTCGACGTGTCGTCGCCGAACGGCATCCTGCTGTTCAGAGAAACCAGCAAGATGATCACAACCTACG gaaaccGCATCCTGACGCTGGGAGAAGTCCCGAAGGACCAGGTCTACGGCGTGAAGCTGAAGGGCGTCAGCGTGTGCTTCGCCATGCTGAAGGCGGTGCTCAGCGGGAACTACGTCAACTTCGGAGTCTTCCGTCTGTACGGGGACGACGCTCTGGACAACGCCCTCCAGACCTTCATCAAACTGCTGCTGTCCATCCCGCACAGCGACCTTCTG GACTACCCGAAGCTCAGCCAGTCCTTCTACTCGCTGCTGGAGGTTCTGACTCAGGACCACATGAACTTCATCGCCAGTCTGGAGCCTCACGTGGTCATGTACATCCTGTCCTCCATATCCGAGGGGCTCACGGCGCTCG aTACGATGGTGTGCACGGGATGCTGCTCCAGTCTGGACCACATCGTCACCTACCTGTTCAAGCAGCTGTCCCGGTCCACGAAGAAGAGGCCGGCTCCCATGGCCTCGGACGACCGCTTCCTCCACATCATGCAGCAGCACCCGGAGATGATCCAGCAG ATGCTTTCCACCGTGTTAAACATCATCATCTTCGAGGACTGCAGGAACCAGTGGTCCATGTCTCGGCCTCTGCTCGGCCTCATCCTGCTCAacgagaag ttcctcCAGTACTTTGCTGACCTGAGGAACAGCATTGTGAACAGTCAGCCTCCAGAGAAACAACAAGCAATGCATTTGTGCTTTGAGAACCTGATGGAGGGAATCGAACGGAACCTGCTGACGAAGAACCGGGacag gttcACTCagaacctgtctgtcttcaggaGGGAGGTGAACGACAGCATGAAGAACTCGACGTACGGCGTCAACAGCAACGACATGATGAGCTGA